In Aliamphritea ceti, a single window of DNA contains:
- the hisI gene encoding phosphoribosyl-AMP cyclohydrolase: protein MSEQASDTNSQQTTWLKEIKWNQDGLIPAIAQDYKSGQVLMVAWMNAEALQLTIAEQRAIYWSRSRQKLWRKGEESGHVQQLHDLRLDCDSDVILMQVEQLGGIACHTGRQHCFYKSLQNGEWVAAEPVLKDPNVIYDK from the coding sequence ATGAGCGAACAAGCTTCAGATACAAATAGTCAGCAAACAACCTGGCTAAAAGAGATAAAATGGAATCAGGATGGTTTGATTCCGGCGATTGCGCAGGATTATAAGTCCGGCCAGGTTTTGATGGTTGCCTGGATGAATGCTGAAGCGCTGCAGCTGACCATTGCGGAACAACGTGCGATTTACTGGTCCCGCTCACGCCAGAAACTATGGCGCAAAGGCGAAGAGTCCGGGCATGTTCAGCAGTTGCATGATTTGCGTCTGGACTGCGACAGCGATGTGATTCTTATGCAGGTCGAGCAACTTGGTGGCATTGCCTGCCATACGGGTCGGCAGCACTGTTTCTATAAGAGCCTGCAAAACGGTGAATGGGTTGCTGCAGAACCTGTCCTAAAAGATCCGAACGTGATTTATGACAAATAA
- the ubiB gene encoding ubiquinone biosynthesis regulatory protein kinase UbiB: MRQLLRLLKIARVFAKYRLDTFFENLPLRWYVRLALWLMLWRYFIPVGKRSEGERLRLALEELGPIFIKFGQMLSTRRDLLPDNLALELKRLQDQVPPFAGDKARRLIERALGDNVENLFAEFSAEPMASASVAQVHQALMYSGDEVIVKVVRPGIDKIIRKDVDLLFSLAHLIEKLWAEGKRLRLVEVVADYENTIFDELDLRKEAANCSQIRRNFEGSPILYVPEIYWDLTRQNVLVMERIHGIPVADVDQLNAQNTDMKKLAEQGVEIFFTQVFRDSFFHADMHPGNIFVSRDNPSSPQYIAIDFGIVGSLSSEDQSYLARNFLAFFKRDYRMVAQLHIESGWVPSDTNVVAFETAIRSVCEPIFEKPLKDISFGLVLMGLFQTARRFNMEVQPQLVLLQKTLLNIEGLGRQLYPDLDLWQTAKPFLESWMKERMGPKAVWKNIRQQAPDWLEKMPQLPQLTYEALQQIKQIDSSRQQQLQQVSENTTSKAQRCWPKLLGILMLAGAGLTLLEPQAVVASLPPLGWLLTGAGLALIIRG; encoded by the coding sequence GTGAGACAATTACTGCGACTGCTTAAAATTGCCCGGGTGTTTGCAAAATACCGCCTGGATACCTTCTTTGAAAATCTACCATTGCGCTGGTATGTGCGTTTAGCGCTTTGGCTCATGTTGTGGCGTTACTTTATTCCGGTTGGCAAACGCAGCGAAGGCGAGCGGTTACGCTTAGCGCTCGAAGAGCTGGGGCCTATTTTTATTAAATTTGGCCAGATGCTGTCTACCCGAAGGGATCTGCTGCCAGATAATCTTGCCTTAGAGTTAAAGCGGCTACAGGATCAGGTGCCGCCGTTCGCTGGTGATAAAGCCCGACGTTTGATAGAGCGTGCTTTAGGCGACAACGTTGAAAATCTGTTCGCGGAGTTTTCTGCTGAACCTATGGCGTCGGCATCAGTTGCTCAGGTGCATCAGGCACTCATGTATAGCGGCGATGAAGTCATTGTCAAAGTTGTACGTCCGGGTATCGATAAGATCATTCGTAAAGACGTGGATCTACTCTTTAGTTTGGCGCATCTGATTGAAAAACTCTGGGCAGAAGGCAAACGCTTACGGCTGGTTGAAGTGGTGGCAGATTATGAAAACACCATTTTTGATGAGTTAGACTTACGTAAGGAGGCGGCAAACTGTTCTCAGATTCGTCGTAACTTCGAAGGCTCTCCCATTCTTTATGTCCCGGAAATCTACTGGGATCTGACACGTCAGAATGTGTTGGTAATGGAGCGTATTCACGGTATTCCTGTTGCCGATGTCGATCAACTTAATGCTCAGAATACAGATATGAAAAAGCTGGCTGAGCAAGGCGTTGAAATCTTCTTTACTCAGGTATTTCGGGACAGCTTCTTTCATGCCGACATGCATCCGGGAAATATTTTTGTATCCCGGGATAATCCCTCATCCCCACAGTATATTGCCATCGACTTTGGGATCGTTGGTTCATTGAGTAGTGAAGACCAGAGTTATCTGGCGCGCAATTTTCTGGCGTTCTTCAAACGTGATTACCGGATGGTTGCTCAGCTGCATATAGAATCAGGCTGGGTGCCTTCGGATACGAATGTAGTGGCTTTTGAAACGGCAATACGCAGTGTTTGCGAGCCTATTTTTGAGAAACCGCTGAAAGATATTTCGTTTGGTTTAGTACTCATGGGTCTGTTTCAGACAGCCCGGCGCTTTAATATGGAAGTGCAGCCACAGTTAGTGTTGTTACAGAAAACTTTATTAAACATCGAAGGCTTGGGGCGTCAGTTATATCCAGACCTGGATTTATGGCAGACCGCTAAGCCATTTCTTGAAAGCTGGATGAAAGAGCGTATGGGGCCTAAGGCCGTATGGAAGAATATTCGCCAGCAAGCGCCGGACTGGCTGGAAAAAATGCCGCAGCTTCCGCAGCTGACATATGAGGCATTACAGCAAATTAAACAGATAGATAGCAGCCGTCAGCAGCAATTGCAGCAGGTTAGCGAAAACACCACGAGCAAAGCACAGCGTTGCTGGCCTAAACTATTAGGTATTCTGATGTTGGCAGGTGCCGGTTTGACGTTGTTGGAACCTCAGGCTGTCGTGGCAAGCCTGCCGCCTCTGGGATGGTTGCTGACAGGTGCTGGTTTAGCACTGATTATTCGTGGCTGA
- the tatA gene encoding Sec-independent protein translocase subunit TatA gives MLGGISLWQLAIVLVIIVLLFGTKKLRNIGGDLGGAVKGFKKAMNDGAAEEDKKQIPADADFAEGDKPAAKEAAEEPKSDK, from the coding sequence ATGTTAGGTGGTATTAGTCTTTGGCAATTAGCAATCGTTCTGGTCATCATTGTTCTGTTGTTCGGTACTAAAAAACTGCGCAATATTGGCGGTGACTTAGGTGGTGCAGTTAAAGGCTTCAAAAAAGCAATGAACGATGGCGCAGCTGAAGAAGACAAAAAGCAGATTCCTGCTGATGCTGATTTTGCAGAAGGTGATAAGCCTGCAGCAAAAGAAGCGGCTGAAGAACCTAAGTCTGACAAGTAA
- the tatB gene encoding Sec-independent protein translocase protein TatB encodes MFDIGFAELLIIGVVGLIVLGPEKLPVAARTVGLWVGKARRTIGGIQSEISEELRLDEMRRQVAMQKDDLDQELNEMRQPFDQANVDLQKEISAAHDELDKMPVSEVETPETINSEDKPASNDRS; translated from the coding sequence ATGTTTGATATCGGTTTTGCCGAACTTCTGATTATTGGCGTGGTTGGCCTCATAGTACTGGGACCGGAGAAATTGCCGGTTGCAGCACGTACTGTCGGCCTTTGGGTTGGTAAAGCCCGGCGAACTATTGGCGGTATTCAGTCAGAAATTAGTGAAGAGCTTCGTCTTGATGAGATGCGTCGCCAGGTTGCGATGCAAAAAGACGACCTTGATCAGGAGCTGAATGAAATGCGTCAGCCGTTTGATCAGGCGAACGTTGATTTGCAGAAAGAGATTAGCGCTGCACATGACGAACTCGACAAAATGCCTGTCTCAGAAGTTGAAACGCCTGAGACCATAAACAGCGAAGATAAGCCAGCCAGTAATGATCGATCCTAA
- the polA gene encoding DNA polymerase I → MANSNPLILVDGSSYLYRAFFASQQADMRNSQGEPTGAVRLVTSMLRSLIKQYPGSPVAVVFDAKGKTFRDDIYPEYKAQRPSMPDDLRAQIEPIHNIVRAMGFPLLAVTGVEADDVIGTLARQASAQQQATIISTGDKDMAQLVDEHVALINTMTDTYMDRAGVEEKFGIPPELIIDYLALMGDKVDNIPGVPGVGEKTALALLQGIGSIADLYENLDKIADLGFRGSKSMAAKLEQHKDSADLSYLLATIKTDLELDTAIDEIPVPVTDKEALAELFKACEFKSWILELEEGGDSAAVSLAGEDVIAAPAEIVYETLLEQEQLDSWLKTLEDAELFAFDTETDSLNYMQANLIGLSFAVEPGKAAYVPLAHDYMGVPVQLDRDAVLAQMKPLLESDEHKKVGQHLKYDMNVLARYDIELRGVAFDTMLESYALNSTATRHNMDSMADAYLGVKTVKFEDIAGKGKKQLTFNQIDLEQAAPYAAEDADITLRLHQTLAAKLEHEASLQKVFTEIELPLVPVLARMERQGALVDVNQLAQQSMDHGKRLQELETEAHELAGAPFNLSSPKQLQEILFEQQKLPVIKKTPKGAPSTAEEVLQELALDYPLPKLIIEHRGLSKLKSTYTDKLPLMVDPGTRRIHTSYHQAVTATGRLSSTDPNLQNIPIRSQEGRRIRQAFIAPEGYKLVAADYSQIELRIMAHLSQDKGLLNAFAHGEDIHKATAAEVFGVGLDQVSIDQRRSAKAINFGLIYGMSAFGLAKQLGIGRNEAQKYIDHYFATYPGVQHYMDDVRMKAAENGYVETLFGRRLYLPEIKASNGMRRQAAERTAINAPMQGTAADIIKRAMVKVDDWLLSSDNGVRMIMQVHDELILEVPEAQVAEVSAQLVSIMENAADLDVPLLVEAGTGDNWDEAH, encoded by the coding sequence ATGGCCAATTCTAATCCGCTAATCCTCGTTGATGGTTCATCTTATCTATACCGTGCTTTTTTTGCTTCCCAGCAAGCTGATATGCGTAACTCGCAAGGCGAGCCGACCGGTGCTGTGCGTCTGGTAACCAGCATGCTGCGCAGTCTGATAAAGCAATATCCGGGGAGCCCTGTAGCGGTTGTCTTCGATGCCAAGGGTAAGACTTTCAGAGATGATATATATCCTGAATATAAAGCTCAGCGGCCGTCTATGCCGGATGATTTGCGGGCTCAGATTGAGCCGATTCATAACATTGTGCGTGCTATGGGCTTTCCGTTGCTGGCAGTTACCGGCGTTGAAGCGGATGACGTTATCGGTACGCTGGCCCGTCAGGCCAGTGCGCAGCAACAGGCGACGATTATTTCGACCGGCGATAAAGATATGGCGCAGCTGGTAGATGAGCATGTTGCACTGATCAATACCATGACCGATACCTATATGGACCGGGCCGGTGTTGAGGAAAAGTTTGGTATTCCGCCGGAACTGATTATCGATTATCTGGCGTTGATGGGCGATAAAGTCGATAACATTCCAGGTGTGCCGGGTGTCGGCGAAAAAACTGCATTGGCACTGTTACAGGGGATCGGCAGCATTGCGGACCTGTACGAGAATCTCGATAAAATTGCTGACCTGGGCTTCCGTGGTTCAAAAAGTATGGCAGCTAAGCTTGAGCAACATAAAGACTCTGCTGATCTCTCATATTTGCTGGCAACCATTAAGACTGACCTGGAGCTGGATACCGCGATTGATGAAATTCCGGTACCGGTCACTGATAAAGAGGCTTTAGCGGAGTTATTTAAAGCCTGTGAATTCAAATCCTGGATTCTGGAGTTGGAAGAAGGCGGCGACAGTGCTGCGGTGTCTCTCGCAGGGGAAGACGTGATTGCCGCACCTGCTGAAATTGTTTATGAAACGCTACTTGAGCAGGAACAGCTAGACAGCTGGCTTAAAACTTTGGAAGACGCTGAGCTATTCGCCTTCGATACTGAGACTGACAGCCTTAACTATATGCAGGCGAATCTGATCGGCCTGTCATTCGCAGTAGAACCCGGTAAAGCGGCTTATGTTCCGCTGGCTCATGACTATATGGGCGTGCCGGTACAGCTTGACCGGGATGCCGTTCTGGCTCAGATGAAGCCTTTACTGGAAAGTGACGAGCATAAAAAAGTCGGGCAGCATCTGAAGTACGACATGAACGTGCTGGCTCGGTATGACATCGAATTACGCGGTGTTGCATTCGATACCATGCTTGAGTCCTATGCACTGAATTCAACCGCTACTCGACACAATATGGATAGCATGGCGGATGCGTATCTGGGTGTTAAAACGGTTAAGTTTGAAGATATTGCCGGTAAAGGTAAAAAACAGCTGACCTTCAACCAGATTGATCTGGAACAGGCCGCGCCATACGCGGCTGAAGATGCGGATATTACGCTGCGTTTGCACCAGACGCTGGCGGCGAAGCTTGAGCATGAAGCCAGTTTGCAGAAGGTCTTTACTGAAATAGAGCTGCCATTAGTACCTGTATTAGCCCGTATGGAGCGTCAGGGTGCGCTGGTGGATGTTAATCAGTTGGCACAGCAGAGCATGGACCATGGTAAGCGTCTGCAGGAGCTGGAAACGGAAGCGCATGAGCTTGCCGGTGCGCCTTTCAATTTAAGTTCACCGAAGCAGTTACAGGAAATCCTGTTTGAGCAGCAAAAGCTGCCAGTGATTAAGAAGACACCTAAAGGCGCTCCTTCTACTGCCGAAGAAGTCCTGCAGGAGCTGGCGCTGGATTATCCGTTGCCGAAGCTGATTATTGAACACCGGGGCCTGAGTAAGCTGAAGAGTACTTATACTGACAAGCTGCCGTTGATGGTCGATCCGGGTACTAGGCGTATTCATACCTCGTATCATCAAGCGGTCACGGCGACAGGGCGTTTGTCTTCGACAGATCCTAACCTGCAGAATATTCCGATTCGAAGCCAGGAAGGCCGCCGGATTCGTCAGGCATTCATTGCGCCGGAAGGCTATAAGCTGGTAGCAGCGGATTACTCGCAAATCGAATTACGGATCATGGCGCATTTGTCACAGGACAAAGGTTTGCTGAATGCGTTTGCCCATGGTGAAGACATTCACAAAGCTACAGCCGCTGAAGTGTTTGGGGTTGGACTGGATCAGGTGAGCATCGATCAGCGTCGCAGTGCGAAAGCGATTAACTTTGGTCTGATTTATGGCATGTCCGCTTTTGGCTTAGCTAAGCAATTGGGAATAGGCCGTAACGAAGCACAGAAGTATATCGACCATTATTTTGCGACGTACCCGGGCGTGCAGCATTATATGGATGATGTGCGTATGAAGGCTGCAGAGAACGGCTATGTTGAAACCTTGTTTGGACGCCGCCTGTACTTACCGGAAATTAAAGCCAGTAACGGTATGCGCCGTCAGGCTGCTGAACGAACCGCTATCAATGCACCGATGCAGGGCACGGCAGCCGATATCATCAAGCGTGCGATGGTTAAAGTCGATGACTGGTTGCTGAGCAGCGATAACGGTGTGCGGATGATCATGCAGGTACACGATGAACTGATTCTGGAAGTCCCTGAAGCGCAGGTGGCAGAGGTGAGTGCTCAGCTGGTTTCCATAATGGAGAATGCTGCTGATCTGGATGTGCCATTGCTGGTGGAAGCGGGTACAGGTGATAACTGGGATGAGGCGCATTAA
- the yihA gene encoding ribosome biogenesis GTP-binding protein YihA/YsxC, with amino-acid sequence MTQAQIHYHLSRFNTSASKLSQCPEDNGAEVAFAGRSNAGKSSALNALTNAKLARTSKTPGRTQLINFFDTNVEDVRLVDLPGYGYAKVPIAMKEHWQKHLDDYLQSRDCLRGVVLMVDVRHPLKEFDQMMIDWCQSAQMPLHILLTKADKLKRGPAQNTLLQLSRTLDVKNDPLITIQLFSALKKTGVDQLRERLSNLLLAEEG; translated from the coding sequence ATGACACAAGCACAAATCCACTATCACCTGTCGCGTTTTAACACCAGCGCCAGTAAGCTCAGCCAGTGTCCTGAAGACAACGGTGCTGAAGTTGCCTTTGCCGGGCGCTCAAACGCTGGTAAATCCAGCGCCCTGAACGCACTGACCAACGCCAAACTTGCCCGTACCAGTAAAACCCCTGGCCGTACTCAGCTGATTAACTTCTTCGATACCAATGTCGAAGATGTTCGCCTGGTAGATTTACCCGGTTATGGTTATGCAAAAGTGCCTATTGCTATGAAAGAGCACTGGCAGAAGCATTTGGACGATTATCTGCAATCACGTGATTGTCTGCGTGGTGTAGTACTAATGGTTGATGTTCGCCATCCGTTAAAAGAATTCGATCAGATGATGATTGACTGGTGTCAGAGCGCGCAGATGCCGTTGCATATTCTGCTCACCAAAGCTGATAAGTTAAAGCGCGGGCCTGCGCAGAACACCTTGCTACAACTGAGTCGCACACTGGATGTTAAGAATGATCCGTTAATCACCATTCAGTTATTTTCTGCGCTGAAGAAAACCGGTGTAGACCAGCTGCGGGAAAGGCTCAGCAATTTGCTGCTGGCTGAAGAAGGTTAA
- a CDS encoding phosphoribosyl-ATP diphosphatase: protein MNDVLTQLGDILEARKDAAADSSYVASLHAKGLNKILEKVGEEATESILAAKDAQSSGDNKDVIYEVADLWFHSLVALSHLGERPEAVVNELARRFDMSGLEEKASRPNKDNG, encoded by the coding sequence ATGAACGACGTATTGACACAATTAGGTGATATCTTAGAAGCACGTAAAGATGCGGCCGCTGACAGTTCGTATGTGGCAAGTTTGCATGCAAAGGGTCTGAATAAGATTCTGGAAAAAGTAGGCGAAGAGGCGACTGAATCTATATTGGCTGCTAAAGATGCTCAGAGCAGTGGGGATAACAAAGATGTTATCTATGAAGTAGCTGATTTGTGGTTCCATTCACTGGTCGCGTTATCGCATCTAGGTGAGCGTCCGGAAGCGGTGGTAAACGAGTTGGCACGTCGTTTTGACATGTCAGGCCTTGAAGAAAAGGCTAGTCGTCCCAACAAAGATAATGGCTGA
- a CDS encoding GGDEF domain-containing protein gives MSNKQNEWKDKYKELALEMDELQKQLDDRSLSRLTTQMAVHLTGVTPKLDTALLQLTEELKANQQTETYQVALDSVDKELRGVDQAQQKTDGDLLKVLREWLRQINDNLAADQNNAQLDNIGEMIPQAVERKAALPGVMKDLLELQKPLLNSADSIPVATPVSLGTESDDELNDLCKQVEMELVTLVKSLYIPKSDQADAKALIKQIRQGINLKCMSDVFQNLTQLIVSVASRSSSDFEDYLVNLNSQLSEVQIFLTDSHKDEVENGKETDQLNTLIRRDVKAIHQAVTDSSDINQLKVQVSSQLKSIVKSMDDFRSHEEAREKAVEERYVAMNDRLQQMETESMQVRARIEAERTKAMTDPLTMLPNRAAYDEKIAAEFERWKRYQQFFSVVVCDLDFFKKVNDSYGHLAGDKVLRLVANILTNKCRSTDFVTRFGGEEFVILMPSTTSAEAAQAVEKIRHGIESSPFNFHGKSVTITMSFGVAEIDAADSIESLFNRADKVLYTAKKNGRNRVEVA, from the coding sequence ATGTCAAACAAGCAGAATGAGTGGAAAGATAAATACAAAGAACTCGCCCTTGAAATGGACGAGTTGCAGAAGCAATTGGATGACCGTTCTCTGAGTCGTCTGACTACTCAAATGGCTGTGCACTTAACAGGTGTCACACCAAAACTGGATACTGCTTTACTGCAGCTGACAGAAGAACTGAAAGCTAATCAGCAAACTGAAACGTATCAGGTCGCTTTAGATTCGGTTGATAAAGAATTACGCGGTGTTGACCAGGCGCAGCAGAAAACTGACGGCGATTTACTGAAGGTCCTGCGTGAGTGGTTACGGCAGATTAACGATAATCTGGCTGCGGATCAGAATAATGCGCAGTTAGACAATATTGGCGAGATGATTCCTCAGGCGGTTGAACGTAAAGCTGCTTTGCCGGGCGTCATGAAAGATCTGCTGGAACTGCAAAAGCCGTTGTTGAACAGTGCCGACAGTATACCTGTAGCAACGCCTGTTTCTCTCGGTACCGAGAGCGATGATGAGTTAAATGATCTGTGTAAGCAGGTTGAAATGGAATTGGTCACCTTAGTTAAAAGTCTCTATATCCCTAAATCTGATCAGGCAGATGCTAAAGCGCTGATTAAGCAGATTCGCCAGGGAATAAACCTTAAATGTATGTCGGATGTGTTTCAGAACTTAACGCAGCTGATTGTCAGTGTTGCCAGTCGCAGCAGCAGTGACTTTGAAGATTATCTGGTGAATCTGAATTCGCAATTGTCAGAAGTGCAGATCTTTTTGACCGACAGCCATAAAGATGAAGTTGAGAATGGTAAAGAAACTGATCAGCTGAATACGCTTATCCGACGTGATGTTAAAGCCATTCATCAGGCGGTGACTGACAGCAGTGATATTAATCAGCTGAAAGTGCAGGTGTCTTCCCAGCTCAAGAGTATCGTTAAGTCGATGGATGATTTTCGCAGCCATGAAGAAGCGCGTGAAAAGGCTGTAGAAGAGCGCTACGTAGCAATGAATGACCGTCTGCAGCAGATGGAAACTGAGAGTATGCAAGTGCGTGCACGTATAGAAGCAGAGCGCACTAAAGCAATGACAGATCCGTTAACTATGTTGCCAAACCGGGCTGCGTACGATGAAAAGATCGCTGCCGAATTTGAGCGTTGGAAGCGCTATCAGCAATTTTTCTCTGTCGTTGTTTGCGACTTAGATTTCTTCAAGAAAGTAAACGATTCCTATGGGCACTTGGCCGGCGATAAAGTATTACGTTTAGTGGCAAACATCTTAACGAATAAATGTCGTTCAACAGATTTTGTCACCCGCTTTGGTGGGGAAGAGTTTGTTATTCTGATGCCTTCTACAACGTCAGCAGAAGCTGCCCAGGCAGTGGAAAAAATTCGTCATGGTATTGAAAGTAGTCCGTTTAATTTTCACGGTAAGTCGGTGACGATCACGATGTCGTTCGGTGTGGCTGAAATAGATGCAGCGGACAGTATCGAGTCACTTTTCAACCGGGCAGATAAAGTTTTGTATACGGCAAAGAAAAATGGCCGTAACCGTGTTGAAGTCGCCTGA
- the tatC gene encoding twin-arginine translocase subunit TatC → MIDPNQPEVEQEQTFVSHLVELRTRLLRALMVILVIFLGLFYFANDLYTLISEPLTGLLPEGTSMIATDVTSPFFAPFKLTLVAALFAAMPFILHQIWGFIAPGLYKHEKRFAVPLLASSIFLFYCGVAFAYFIVFPLIFGFFTSVGPENVAVMTDISSYLNFVLKIFFAFGIVFEIPIATLLIVWAGISDVESLRSKRAYVIVGCFVLGMLLTPPDVISQTLLALPMWLLFELGIILSVIIPRNTDDQDEELDEAIQQEEENKAS, encoded by the coding sequence ATGATCGATCCTAATCAGCCGGAAGTCGAACAAGAACAAACCTTTGTTTCTCACCTGGTAGAGCTGCGTACGCGTTTGCTCCGTGCCCTGATGGTGATCCTGGTAATCTTTTTGGGTCTGTTCTATTTTGCGAATGACCTTTACACGCTCATATCGGAACCTTTAACAGGGTTGTTGCCGGAAGGCACCAGCATGATAGCGACGGATGTTACTTCGCCATTCTTTGCGCCATTTAAGCTGACATTGGTTGCTGCTCTCTTTGCAGCGATGCCATTTATTCTGCATCAGATCTGGGGATTCATTGCACCAGGTCTGTATAAGCATGAAAAGCGTTTTGCAGTACCGTTGCTGGCATCAAGTATTTTCCTGTTCTATTGCGGTGTAGCTTTTGCTTACTTTATCGTTTTCCCGCTGATCTTCGGCTTCTTTACCAGTGTTGGGCCGGAAAATGTTGCGGTAATGACGGATATAAGCAGTTATCTTAATTTTGTCCTGAAGATCTTCTTTGCATTTGGCATCGTATTTGAAATCCCGATAGCGACGCTGTTGATTGTATGGGCCGGTATCAGCGATGTTGAAAGTCTGCGGTCGAAGCGTGCATATGTCATTGTTGGCTGCTTCGTACTGGGAATGTTACTGACACCGCCGGATGTTATTTCGCAAACACTACTGGCATTGCCAATGTGGTTGTTGTTTGAGTTAGGGATCATACTTTCTGTCATTATTCCGCGTAACACCGATGACCAGGATGAAGAGTTGGATGAAGCTATCCAGCAGGAAGAAGAGAACAAAGCTTCTTAA
- a CDS encoding histidine triad nucleotide-binding protein: MADCIFCRIAKGDVTADIVYQDEQVIAFRDIQPKAAVHLLVIPRKHIENLYDLERADQQLIAHLMLTIPKIAKQQGLDAGFRTVTNTGHGGGQEVWHMHFHLMGGDMPPMQ, encoded by the coding sequence ATGGCTGACTGTATTTTTTGTCGTATCGCTAAAGGTGATGTGACCGCAGATATTGTATATCAGGATGAGCAGGTAATAGCTTTCCGGGATATCCAGCCTAAAGCCGCAGTACATCTGTTAGTGATACCGCGGAAGCATATCGAGAATTTATATGATCTTGAACGTGCTGATCAGCAGTTGATAGCTCATCTGATGCTCACCATTCCCAAGATAGCGAAACAGCAGGGCCTGGATGCAGGATTCAGGACAGTAACCAATACTGGACATGGCGGCGGACAAGAGGTCTGGCACATGCATTTTCATTTGATGGGTGGCGATATGCCGCCAATGCAATAA
- a CDS encoding thiol:disulfide interchange protein DsbA/DsbL, which yields MWKRICAVLLLAVSPLITHAAEFTEGVHYEKLDTPVKTTDAKRFEVVEAFGYLCPHCNNFEPLLEPWVERQPADVNFVRIPVVFSRSWEPMARAYYSSELLKTLDKTHQATFNGIHQERRRFKNADDLAEFYANLGVDPEKFKKMYDSFATNMKLNIGASKLASYGIEGVPTLIVNGKYRVTTGTAGSHANMLKVVEYLLEKERTAQGS from the coding sequence ATGTGGAAGAGAATCTGTGCCGTACTGCTGTTGGCGGTTAGCCCGTTAATTACGCATGCCGCAGAATTTACTGAAGGTGTGCATTACGAAAAGCTGGATACTCCGGTAAAAACAACCGATGCTAAACGCTTTGAGGTTGTAGAGGCATTCGGCTACCTGTGCCCGCACTGTAATAACTTCGAGCCACTTTTAGAACCATGGGTAGAGCGTCAGCCTGCTGATGTGAATTTTGTTCGTATTCCGGTGGTGTTTAGCCGTTCATGGGAGCCAATGGCACGCGCGTACTATTCTTCTGAATTATTGAAGACTCTGGATAAAACTCATCAGGCGACTTTCAACGGTATCCATCAGGAGCGTCGTCGTTTTAAAAATGCCGATGACCTGGCAGAGTTCTATGCAAATCTGGGTGTTGACCCAGAAAAATTTAAGAAGATGTATGACTCATTTGCAACCAATATGAAGCTGAACATTGGTGCGTCTAAGCTGGCAAGCTACGGTATTGAAGGTGTGCCGACTCTGATTGTTAACGGTAAGTATCGTGTAACAACGGGAACTGCAGGCAGCCACGCCAACATGCTAAAAGTAGTTGAATACTTGCTTGAAAAGGAACGTACTGCCCAAGGCAGTTAA
- a CDS encoding c-type cytochrome, with product MNKLLIALLVSVGITGVAQAAGDAAAGQAKTAICAACHGADGNSAVANFPKLAGQNERYLLKQMQEIKAGTRQVVEMTGMLTNLSDQDMEDIAAYFASKNVQVGSASPELVNAGRDIYRAGVQAKGVAACTACHLPTGSGNASAGFPQIGGQHADYTAKQLKAFASGARNNDPSGMMQDIASKLSEEEIKAVSSYIQGLH from the coding sequence ATGAATAAACTACTGATCGCCTTACTGGTAAGTGTTGGTATCACAGGTGTTGCTCAGGCAGCAGGTGATGCTGCTGCAGGTCAAGCCAAAACTGCAATTTGTGCCGCTTGTCACGGTGCTGACGGTAACAGTGCCGTTGCCAATTTCCCAAAACTGGCAGGCCAGAACGAACGCTACCTGCTGAAGCAGATGCAGGAAATCAAAGCCGGTACCCGTCAGGTTGTTGAAATGACAGGTATGCTAACCAACCTGAGCGATCAGGATATGGAAGATATCGCTGCATACTTTGCTTCTAAAAACGTTCAGGTAGGCAGCGCGTCTCCTGAATTGGTGAATGCTGGTCGTGATATTTATCGTGCCGGTGTTCAGGCTAAAGGTGTTGCCGCTTGTACAGCATGTCACCTGCCAACAGGTAGCGGTAATGCTTCTGCAGGTTTCCCGCAAATTGGCGGTCAGCACGCAGACTATACTGCTAAGCAGCTGAAAGCATTTGCCAGCGGTGCGCGTAACAATGATCCTTCCGGTATGATGCAGGATATTGCTTCTAAGCTGAGTGAAGAAGAGATTAAAGCTGTTTCCAGCTATATTCAGGGTCTGCACTAA